In one window of Zhihengliuella sp. ISTPL4 DNA:
- a CDS encoding alpha/beta hydrolase: MAEWIPDVLGDEFTQLTLDLGSDEQGPVVATLVRALPAPVPWWERARRRRPLLEDVDVLYVHGWSDYFFQKRLARFWTARGARFFALDLRKYGRSLREGQTPGYITDLSTYDEDIAAALDAMGRGEGGEHSGRRLVLFGHSTGGLTLSLWASRHPGAADALVLNSPWLEFQFAPVRAAIAPMVEFQARIRPLDVAPQIDLGYYTRAQQEVADPDDPMEVNTAWRPVQTMAVYAGWLNAILSGHKTVAAGLGIEAPVCVLLSARFVPPTRWSEELTSADSVLVVDDIARAALRLGSTVTVERIDGALHDVFLSRHEAREDAYRRLHRWVLGWRAAHT; the protein is encoded by the coding sequence ATGGCCGAGTGGATCCCGGATGTGCTCGGTGACGAGTTCACCCAGCTCACCCTCGACCTCGGCAGCGACGAGCAGGGTCCGGTGGTCGCGACGCTCGTCCGCGCCCTTCCGGCTCCCGTCCCGTGGTGGGAACGTGCCCGCCGCCGTCGCCCGCTGCTGGAGGACGTGGACGTCCTCTACGTCCACGGATGGTCGGACTACTTCTTCCAGAAGCGCTTGGCGCGGTTCTGGACCGCCCGCGGCGCCCGCTTCTTCGCCCTCGACCTGCGCAAGTACGGGCGCAGTCTGCGCGAGGGGCAGACCCCCGGCTACATCACCGACCTCTCCACCTACGACGAGGACATCGCGGCGGCCCTGGACGCGATGGGACGGGGCGAGGGCGGCGAGCACAGCGGGCGGCGTCTGGTCCTGTTCGGACACTCGACCGGCGGCTTGACCCTGAGCCTGTGGGCGTCGCGGCATCCCGGCGCGGCTGATGCCCTCGTCCTGAACAGCCCATGGCTGGAGTTCCAGTTCGCTCCCGTACGCGCCGCCATCGCTCCGATGGTGGAGTTCCAGGCGCGCATCCGCCCGCTCGACGTCGCGCCGCAGATCGACCTCGGCTACTACACGCGGGCGCAGCAGGAGGTGGCCGACCCCGACGACCCGATGGAGGTCAACACCGCGTGGCGTCCGGTGCAGACGATGGCCGTGTACGCCGGATGGCTCAACGCGATCCTGTCCGGGCACAAGACCGTCGCGGCCGGTCTGGGCATCGAGGCGCCCGTGTGCGTGCTGCTGTCGGCGCGGTTCGTGCCCCCGACGCGGTGGTCGGAGGAGTTGACCTCCGCCGACTCCGTGCTCGTCGTCGACGACATCGCCCGCGCGGCCCTGCGGTTGGGCTCCACGGTGACGGTCGAACGGATCGATGGCGCCCTGCACGACGTCTTCCTGTCCCGGCACGAGGCCAGAGAGGACGCCTACCGCCGCCTGCACCGCTGGGTCCTGGGTTGGCGCGCGGCTCATACGTAG
- a CDS encoding GntR family transcriptional regulator: MAQIKPKGIGESKQLLADEVFRHIGRLITDGEFAEGDRIRDIDVADELHVSRTPVREALQRLERLGLVTMYPSRYTEVTMVTPQIVADSREFAGYQGGIAARMAVPRLSAVQRERALELIERLQDSLADGASTARARWAVFAYLADHSGNRQHRMLIDDVAVAVTRNLRGWVVRPGDRDRMREVYADFAEAVRAGDGDEAERLARAMYYV, from the coding sequence ATGGCGCAGATCAAGCCGAAGGGCATCGGAGAGAGCAAGCAGCTGCTGGCGGACGAGGTGTTCCGCCACATCGGGCGCCTCATCACGGACGGAGAGTTCGCCGAAGGCGACCGCATCCGAGACATCGACGTGGCGGACGAGCTCCACGTCTCGCGCACCCCGGTTCGCGAAGCGCTGCAACGGCTGGAGCGGTTGGGCCTGGTGACCATGTACCCGAGCAGGTACACGGAGGTGACGATGGTCACCCCGCAGATCGTGGCCGATTCACGGGAGTTCGCCGGATATCAGGGCGGCATCGCAGCGCGGATGGCGGTGCCGCGTCTCAGCGCCGTGCAGCGCGAGCGTGCGCTCGAGCTCATCGAACGCCTGCAGGACTCCCTCGCCGACGGCGCCTCCACGGCACGGGCACGCTGGGCCGTCTTCGCATACCTCGCCGACCACAGCGGAAACCGTCAGCACCGGATGCTCATCGACGACGTCGCCGTCGCGGTCACCCGGAATCTGCGCGGATGGGTGGTGCGCCCGGGCGACCGCGACCGCATGCGAGAGGTCTACGCGGACTTCGCCGAGGCGGTGCGCGCCGGCGACGGCGACGAAGCGGAACGTCTCGCTCGCGCGATGTACTACGTATGA